GGGGCCATGTCCGGTGATAACAAGTTCCGGCTCCAATGCCGCAAGCTTTTCTACCGAAGAACGCGCCATGTCCCAATCGGGCGTGAAATACATCGGTGGGCCGTGAAGTTCCGGCTCTTGCGTTGCGACAGCGTAGGCCGATTCCTGCGCGGTTGTGACAAACGCATCGCCGACGATGAGGCTGCGGTCGGCATCACGCCAAAGCGAAACGTGTCCCGGCGCATGGCCCGGCGTGTGAACCCAGCACCAACCGGCAAGCGGCGGCACGCTGCCATCGACTGGCAAAACCCGCAAACGGTCGGAAACATCGACCGGCCCGCGCGGATACAGCTTCGACAGCAACGCCATCATTCCGCCGCCCACGGTTGGATCGGCAGGCGGATACGATGCCTTCCCCGTGAGATACGGAACTTCCGCCATATGCGCCCATACCGGCGCGTCCCATTCCTTTGCAAGTTGCTCAAGCGCCCCGACGTGATCAAAATGACCGTGCGTCATTACGATAGCTGCAGGACGCGCGTTTTCGCCAAAGCGCTCGGTGGCTGCCTTCTTGATGTGCGACGCCGAACCCATTACGCCCGCATCAACCAGAACCCAGTTACGGTCGCCCGCGCCGGGGACGCCGATAAAAACGATGTTAGCAATTGCCAGTCTCTTGTAAGCGATGTCGGACGCGATCTGGTTGGTACCGTCGTCGCGGATTTCATCGAATTCCGGGTTTTCGGCCTGACTTGCCACATCGACCCCAATTTGTTGTGCCATAAAAAACTCCTCTGATATTCTCCGGCAACTTTGCAGATACCTTGCCCGACGATTTGCCCTTTGTTTTATGCGGGTTTGCCCCGACAGAAATTTCATCTCCTCTTGTGGGTCGTTTATTGCCCTTGCGGCATCGGCTTTGCTTTAACCACAAGAACCAAGCGGCTTCTCTGGACATTCCAAATTTTCGCGCTTTCGCAAAGATTCTCATGGCGAACATCCTTTTAGTTGAAGACAACGGCAGTGTTTTGCTGACCCTCGCCATCGCGTTGCGCCGGCACGGACACACTGTCACTCTCGCGACAGGCGGGTTAACCGCTCTCGACGAACTGCGCGCGCACGCCTTTGATGCTCTCGTGTCCGACGTGCGGATGCCCGGCCTCACCGGTATCGAACTGGCGGAGCGCGCGCGGGCATTGCAGCCATCGCTTCGCATCGTGCTGACTTCGGCTTACCC
The Abditibacteriaceae bacterium DNA segment above includes these coding regions:
- a CDS encoding MBL fold metallo-hydrolase, which encodes MAQQIGVDVASQAENPEFDEIRDDGTNQIASDIAYKRLAIANIVFIGVPGAGDRNWVLVDAGVMGSASHIKKAATERFGENARPAAIVMTHGHFDHVGALEQLAKEWDAPVWAHMAEVPYLTGKASYPPADPTVGGGMMALLSKLYPRGPVDVSDRLRVLPVDGSVPPLAGWCWVHTPGHAPGHVSLWRDADRSLIVGDAFVTTAQESAYAVATQEPELHGPPMYFTPDWDMARSSVEKLAALEPELVITGHGPAMQGAAMRVALHTLARDFNGVAVPKDGKYVLHPANAENGRVYDAA
- a CDS encoding response regulator, with protein sequence MANILLVEDNGSVLLTLAIALRRHGHTVTLATGGLTALDELRAHAFDALVSDVRMPGLTGIELAERARALQPSLRIVLTSAYPNIEATNGVEAFLRKPIDIEQLHALLDGPREATPLSPPTPQKPLKPRKPLAHFKAIRV